AGGATCTAAAGCTGACAGCCACGATCAAAGATAACGTCTTCAAGGTGGACGAAATCGGCCTTAAGCTCTTCGGCGGCATAGTGAGGTCCAAGGGCTTCATCGACCTCTCCGGCAAAACTCCCGAGCTGGTCGTCAACAGCTCGATCTCGGGCGTGATGGCCAACAAGCTCATCGGGATCGTGTGCAAGGGCGATGAAACCTTTTTCGGTAAAACCACCTTCGAGGGCACGTTTACCGGCAAGGGAAAATCGATCGATGAGATGTCGTGTAGCCTTTCGGGAGAGGGCATATTCAGGATCGAGGACGGAATAATTCCGGCCTTCAGCATTCGCGCAGAGCTCCTCTCCCTGGGGCTCATACCCAGACCTGATCTGCCGGAGGATCTTGACACCCGTTTCACGATAATCGGCGGGAGCTTCCTCCTCTCCGAAGGCGAGTTCAAGACCTCAACCATCATCCTTAAGTCACCGGAGTGGGACGCATTCGCCCGGGGAACTTTAAATATGGACGGTGAAATAGATGTCAAGGGGAACATCTTCCTCACCGATTCGATGGCATTGGAATTGAAAACAGAGTATATCCCCTCCTTGATCCGGGATACGGCGGGGAGACTCTCCATCCCGTTTAAAATCACGGGGAACCTGCAGAATCCCGAGTTCCTGCTTCGTCCCAAGTTCCTGATGAAAAAGAACGCCGACGAGATATTTGAAGAATTCAAGAGGGAGCTTGAGAAACAAAACAAGGAAGAGTTCACAATAAAATTTATCAGATTCGAATAGCCTTTCAAATCCCTATGTCATTTCGGACGATAAGATGGCTCGGCAGCGCCGTGGAGATATTAGACCAGACCCTCCTCCCCCAGGAAGAGAGATACATCACCCTTAAAGATCCGAACGATGTTTTTGAGGCCATAAAAAAGCTTCGGATACGGGGCGCTCCCGCCATAGGCGTTGCGGCGGCGATGGGGATCGCCCTGGGCGCAAAGCAGATCAATTACTCCGACGATAAAGATTTTGCCGCAAAACTGACCGGTGTCGCAGAGCTCCTTGCCTCCTCCCGCCCGACGGCCAAGAACCTCTTCTGGGCGGTAGATAGGATGATGGCGGCTGCAAAAAAGACCGGGGAGAATCCGGACGAGATAACCGCGGAGCTCGAGAGGGAGGCCCTCAAAATATATCATGAGGATATTGAGATAAACAGAAAGATGGGGCAAAACGGCGCCTCCCTCTTGACGTCGGGAGAAACCGTTATGACCCACTGCAACGCCGGCGCGCTGGCCACGGCCGGATACGGCACGGCCCTCTCGGTTGTCAGAAGGGCGGTCGAGGAGGGCAAAGATATAAAGGTAATCGCAACGGAGACGAGGCCCCTCCTCCAGGGGAGCAGGCTTACCGTCTGGGAGCTGACCGCCGACAACATAGATGTAACGCTAATCACCGACAACATGTGCGGTTACGTCATGAGGGAGAAAAAGATAGACAAGGTGATCGTGGGCGCAGACAGGATCGCGGCAAACGGCGATGTGGCAAATAAAATCGGCACCTATACCCTGGCCGTCGTCGCCCTGGAGAACGATGTGCCCTTCTTTGTGGCTGCCCCCATCTCCACGATAGACATAGATACGAAGAGCGGTGAGGACATCCCCATCGAAGAGCGCGACCCCGATGAGGTGAGGGAGTTTATGGGAAAGGCCTCGACCTTAAAGGGGGTCAAGGTATTCAACCCCGCCTTTGACGTCACCCCCAATCACCTCGTTAGCGGCATAATCACCGAAAGGGGAATCCTCTACCCCCCCTACGACGTGAGTATAAGCGGTATTGTAAAGGAAGTCTGAACAAGAAAAGTATCTCGTTTATTGGACTTCTTTATCGCCATTTATTGTATTTATTAATACATTCGACGGCATTTCGAGCAAATAGATAATTATCTTTTCGGGCATCCGTAGATGTTAAAAAAAGAGGCAAC
The nucleotide sequence above comes from Candidatus Zymogenus saltonus. Encoded proteins:
- the mtnA gene encoding S-methyl-5-thioribose-1-phosphate isomerase, encoding MSFRTIRWLGSAVEILDQTLLPQEERYITLKDPNDVFEAIKKLRIRGAPAIGVAAAMGIALGAKQINYSDDKDFAAKLTGVAELLASSRPTAKNLFWAVDRMMAAAKKTGENPDEITAELEREALKIYHEDIEINRKMGQNGASLLTSGETVMTHCNAGALATAGYGTALSVVRRAVEEGKDIKVIATETRPLLQGSRLTVWELTADNIDVTLITDNMCGYVMREKKIDKVIVGADRIAANGDVANKIGTYTLAVVALENDVPFFVAAPISTIDIDTKSGEDIPIEERDPDEVREFMGKASTLKGVKVFNPAFDVTPNHLVSGIITERGILYPPYDVSISGIVKEV